From the genome of Solidesulfovibrio carbinolicus, one region includes:
- a CDS encoding B12-binding domain-containing radical SAM protein, with translation MADILVVNAPFLPKFSRPQRSPAVTKSGTLYFPLFLAQAVAVLEADDFEVVFVDAPAAGLDLDAVVARAKAETPFLAVLDTSTPSIDADIKAAAALKKALPGLTTVLVGPHATALAGKVLQDGRGAVDAVARREYEATVLELARLLAAGPATPQRLATVDGLSFLGAGGVVVHNPDRPFIKDLDALPPVAPVYARHLDIRHYFNPNAKPPMVTLATSRGCPFRCSFCLHPQTLTGRTARCRSIDKVLDEVAWCLDHFPGLRTIFFEDDTLTADKVRCRAFCQAIIRRGLVFEWTANARADLDPDLMHLMRRAGCRQLCVGFESADPTALSAMKKGLGAERMRQFRADAAAAGLKIHGCFIFGFPGDTRQSILATIDFALDLNPETAQFYPVMVYPGTEAYADYEARGFIAAGRWRDWLTPEGLHGCVVRNESLYPAEIVRLCDLARKRFYLRPQFLIRRALAALASPGEMARTLRAGRVFFKHLLRGSKV, from the coding sequence ATGGCCGATATTTTGGTTGTAAATGCCCCATTTTTGCCCAAATTCTCCCGGCCCCAGCGCTCCCCGGCCGTGACCAAGAGCGGCACGCTCTATTTCCCGCTGTTTTTGGCCCAGGCCGTGGCCGTGCTCGAAGCCGACGACTTCGAGGTCGTCTTCGTGGACGCCCCGGCCGCCGGCCTGGACCTCGACGCCGTCGTGGCCCGGGCCAAGGCCGAAACGCCGTTTTTAGCCGTGCTGGACACCTCCACCCCGAGCATCGACGCCGACATCAAGGCCGCCGCCGCCCTGAAAAAAGCCCTGCCCGGACTGACCACCGTGCTGGTCGGCCCCCATGCCACGGCCCTGGCCGGCAAGGTGCTCCAGGACGGACGCGGGGCCGTGGACGCCGTGGCCCGGCGCGAGTACGAGGCCACCGTCCTGGAACTGGCCCGGCTCCTGGCCGCCGGCCCGGCCACGCCGCAGCGCCTGGCCACCGTGGACGGCCTGTCGTTTCTGGGGGCAGGGGGCGTCGTCGTCCACAACCCGGACCGGCCCTTCATCAAGGACCTCGACGCCCTGCCGCCCGTGGCCCCGGTCTACGCCCGTCACCTCGACATCCGGCACTATTTCAATCCCAACGCCAAACCGCCCATGGTCACCCTGGCCACTTCGCGCGGCTGCCCGTTTCGTTGCTCGTTTTGCCTGCATCCGCAAACGCTGACCGGCCGCACCGCCCGCTGCCGCTCCATCGACAAGGTCCTGGACGAAGTCGCCTGGTGCCTGGACCACTTCCCGGGCCTGCGCACCATCTTTTTCGAGGACGATACCCTGACCGCCGACAAGGTCCGCTGCCGGGCCTTTTGCCAGGCCATCATCCGCCGGGGGCTGGTGTTCGAGTGGACGGCCAACGCCCGGGCCGACCTGGACCCGGACCTCATGCATCTCATGCGCCGGGCTGGCTGCCGCCAGTTGTGCGTGGGCTTCGAATCGGCCGACCCGACAGCCCTTTCGGCCATGAAAAAGGGGCTGGGGGCCGAGCGCATGCGGCAGTTTCGGGCCGACGCCGCCGCCGCCGGCCTCAAGATCCATGGCTGCTTCATCTTCGGCTTCCCCGGCGACACCAGACAGTCCATCCTGGCCACCATCGACTTCGCCCTGGACCTCAATCCCGAGACCGCCCAGTTCTATCCGGTCATGGTCTATCCCGGCACCGAGGCCTACGCCGACTACGAAGCGCGAGGGTTTATCGCCGCCGGCCGCTGGCGCGACTGGCTCACCCCCGAGGGCCTGCACGGCTGCGTGGTGCGCAACGAGTCGCTGTATCCGGCCGAGATCGTGCGCCTGTGCGACCTGGCCCGCAAACGGTTCTACCTGCGGCCGCAATTTCTTATCCGCCGCGCCCTGGCCGCCCTGGCAAGCCCCGGCGAAATGGCCCGGACCCTGCGGGCCGGCCGGGTGTTTTTCAAGCATCTGCTGCGCGGCTCCAAGGTGTAA